DNA from Methanooceanicella nereidis:
CTCTTCTATCATATCCTCGAACGTGAACTTTTCAGGCACCACATCGACGCGGATGCCGTTCTTTATCAGGAAGTCCGCCGTCGGGTTACCTATCACGGCCACTTTTTTCGAGTTGATAGCAGCCTTCAGTTCATTAAGCATGCCCATGGACTCACCCATCATCAGCAGGCTCTTTGCTGTCATAGTGCTGGTGAACGTGAAAGCGTCTATATCGCCCGATATTGCCTCTCGGACAAATCCTTCCTGCTCCCTGCCGCTCAGCGGGACGATGTCATAGATTATCGTCTCTTTTACGATGGCGCCTTTCTCGGTCAGGCCGGTTATAAGTATAGGGTTGCCCTGGTTGCTGCGAAGCACTTCTACCTTTTTTCCCGCAAGATGAAAGCAGAACTCTTTTACGATCCCCTCGCTTGAAAAAGTGGAAGGCATACGGTCAGCCTTAATGCCGAATTCGGCAAGAACCTTATTGGTCTTCGGCCCTATGGCCAGCACGTCTACGGAATTAAGCTTATCAATGAACTCATTGGCGTCCCCTGCCTGTTCCATGATGAAACGCACGCCGTTCTGGCTCGTCAGGATGACTGTATCTACATCGCCGGAATTCAGCCTGCTAATAAAAGCCTCGACGCCTCCGTCCTTCCTGGGCACCATCTCCATCATCGGGACAGGGACGGGCTCCAGCCCCTTTGAGCGGAGATATTCTATCGTCGCCGGCAAGAACACTTTTGGCCTTGTGACTGCGATCTTTTTCATTTCTTACCAAGCACCCCGCTTAACCTGACGACGTCCCCGATCACTATTACGGCCGGAGCTTCTATTTTTCTTTCTGCGGCGATACTGACTATGCTGCCCAGCGTCCCCGTGGTCAGCCTCTGATCGGGCATCGTGCCCTTCTCTATTATTGCAACAGGAGTGTCAGGGGATTTTCCGCCGGATATAAGGGCATCGACGTTATCTTTCAACCGCTTTATGCCCATCAGAATTACGATAGTTCCCTGCATTTTTGCCAGGGCTTTGAAGTTTAATGCGGATTCGCCTTTAGTCGGGTCTTCATGGCCCGTGATAACCGTGAGCGAGGAAGAGTATTCCCTATGCGTCACAGGTATACCCGCATAGGCCGGGGCTGCTATGGCCGAGCTTATTCCCGGTACCACCTCGACAGAGATACTGTTCTTCAATAATTCCTCGGCCTCTTCACCGCCCCTGCCGAAGACGTAAGGGTCCCCGCCCTTTATCCTTGCGACATTATACCCGTCAATAGCGAAGTCCACGAGCATCTGGTTTATCTCTGCCTGGGGATAGGTGTGGTTATCCGCTCTTTTACCGACGTCTATCAGCTTTGCTTTTTTAT
Protein-coding regions in this window:
- a CDS encoding uroporphyrinogen-III synthase, with amino-acid sequence MKKIAVTRPKVFLPATIEYLRSKGLEPVPVPMMEMVPRKDGGVEAFISRLNSGDVDTVILTSQNGVRFIMEQAGDANEFIDKLNSVDVLAIGPKTNKVLAEFGIKADRMPSTFSSEGIVKEFCFHLAGKKVEVLRSNQGNPILITGLTEKGAIVKETIIYDIVPLSGREQEGFVREAISGDIDAFTFTSTMTAKSLLMMGESMGMLNELKAAINSKKVAVIGNPTADFLIKNGIRVDVVPEKFTFEDMIEELEKVL
- the cobA gene encoding uroporphyrinogen-III C-methyltransferase; the encoded protein is MNSVTKTGKVYLIGAGPGDPELLTRKAERILKEADIILYDALVSEGIKELFNKKAKLIDVGKRADNHTYPQAEINQMLVDFAIDGYNVARIKGGDPYVFGRGGEEAEELLKNSISVEVVPGISSAIAAPAYAGIPVTHREYSSSLTVITGHEDPTKGESALNFKALAKMQGTIVILMGIKRLKDNVDALISGGKSPDTPVAIIEKGTMPDQRLTTGTLGSIVSIAAERKIEAPAVIVIGDVVRLSGVLGKK